A DNA window from Borrelia sp. HM contains the following coding sequences:
- a CDS encoding peptidylprolyl isomerase — protein MFLACNGKRKDIVRKDGIFALISTNKGNIEIELYYKDAPLTVMNFIGLSEGTIKNSVTDKPYFENIIFHRVIDDFVIQTGDPTGTGTGGPGYFFPDEFNKILSHNHSGTVSMANSGPDTNGSQFFITLSDNLTYLDFKHSIFGKVIEGMDTVRSIRQGDKINKINIYRFGEYANAFKVDNEEFLKLKQSYELKKVEENKKYMASQLKIIETDYKDFQKDANGILYKIKKKGNGRSVRKGNVIRVDYEGFLLSGVKFDSSIERGEPIEFVVGNSQVIKGWDLMLSGMYEGEERVIIIPPSLAYGDRSIGGIIKANSFLKFNIILRKIN, from the coding sequence ATGTTTTTAGCTTGTAATGGCAAAAGGAAAGATATAGTGAGAAAAGATGGAATATTTGCATTAATTAGTACAAATAAGGGCAATATAGAAATTGAACTTTATTATAAGGATGCACCTTTAACAGTTATGAATTTTATAGGTCTTAGTGAGGGCACTATTAAAAATTCTGTTACAGATAAACCTTATTTTGAAAATATTATATTTCATAGGGTAATTGATGATTTTGTTATTCAAACAGGAGATCCTACAGGAACGGGGACTGGAGGACCTGGTTATTTTTTTCCTGATGAATTTAATAAAATATTGAGTCATAATCATTCAGGAACTGTTTCTATGGCTAATTCAGGACCTGATACTAATGGGAGTCAGTTTTTTATTACTCTTTCAGATAATCTTACTTATTTGGATTTTAAGCATTCAATTTTTGGTAAAGTAATTGAAGGAATGGATACGGTTAGAAGTATACGCCAAGGAGATAAAATAAATAAAATAAATATTTATCGTTTTGGGGAGTATGCAAATGCTTTTAAAGTTGATAATGAAGAATTTTTAAAATTAAAACAGAGTTATGAGTTAAAAAAAGTTGAAGAGAATAAAAAATATATGGCTTCTCAGCTTAAGATAATTGAGACAGATTACAAAGATTTTCAAAAAGATGCAAATGGCATCTTATACAAAATAAAGAAAAAAGGTAATGGCAGAAGTGTTAGAAAAGGAAATGTTATAAGAGTAGATTATGAGGGTTTTTTGTTAAGTGGAGTAAAATTTGACAGTTCAATTGAGAGAGGTGAACCAATAGAGTTTGTGGTTGGTAATAGTCAAGTGATTAAAGGTTGGGATTTAATGTTGTCTGGTATGTATGAGGGAGAAGAGAGAGTAATAATAATTCCGCCAAGTCTTGCTTATGGAGATAGAAGTATTGGTGG
- a CDS encoding CheR family methyltransferase, whose product MVNISNELLIKFCNFIYDSSGIRFNEKNKVVLKGRINTAMQELENINNPKQLYELIISDQVKKKYFLDLVTTNLTQFFRNEAHFKTFEKFVIPNLVKIKNQEGKNKIIIWSAGCSTGEEPYSLAFVLKSNLPKNFDFTIIASDLSLKSLIKAKEGHYNAQKCEKIPTKYKKYIKPYMNDYTVIENIKKHIQFDYHNLSFESEFSNIDVVFCRNVLIYFDEKSKIKVLKEFYASMASKSYLFIGHSESLFGLNLPFKFLRTAWSIIYEKDDTSLPKNKFQFQSRYKL is encoded by the coding sequence ATGGTAAATATTAGCAATGAACTCCTTATAAAATTTTGTAATTTTATATATGACAGCAGTGGAATTCGATTTAACGAGAAAAACAAAGTCGTTTTAAAAGGCCGAATCAACACTGCAATGCAAGAACTTGAAAATATAAATAATCCTAAACAACTATACGAATTAATAATTTCTGATCAAGTTAAAAAAAAATACTTTCTAGATCTTGTAACTACTAACCTAACACAATTTTTTAGAAATGAAGCCCATTTTAAAACCTTTGAAAAATTTGTAATTCCAAACTTAGTAAAAATTAAAAATCAAGAAGGTAAAAACAAAATTATTATATGGTCTGCTGGATGCTCAACAGGAGAAGAACCATATTCTCTGGCATTTGTTCTTAAATCTAATCTTCCAAAAAATTTTGACTTCACTATTATTGCTTCCGATTTAAGTTTAAAGTCCCTAATAAAAGCAAAAGAAGGACATTATAATGCACAAAAATGTGAAAAGATTCCAACAAAATACAAAAAATATATTAAACCTTATATGAATGATTATACAGTAATAGAAAATATCAAAAAACACATACAGTTTGACTATCATAATTTAAGTTTTGAAAGTGAATTTTCAAATATAGATGTTGTTTTCTGCCGAAATGTACTTATATATTTTGATGAAAAATCTAAAATAAAAGTTCTAAAAGAATTTTATGCCTCTATGGCTAGTAAAAGTTATTTATTTATTGGACACTCAGAATCACTTTTTGGTTTAAATCTTCCTTTCAAGTTTTTAAGGACAGCTTGGTCTATAATATATGAAAAAGATGATACAAGTCTTCCCA